The genomic stretch CAACTTTCGAAGAGTATGCTTGTTGGGCAACCTAAAAAACAGTGGGTAGCTCACTGCAGTTATCCATGGCTAATAATCCAGCACCATGGTTAATGCTGTACGGACCATTTTTCAgtcaagattaaaaataaaatgcaGATTATACCAGCAACTACATGTTCATCTACACATATATGAAATTAGGACTTACATTGTCCAACTGGCACTTCTTAAATCAGAGGAATCCATAACTGCATGAGACCAATCCATCCTTCATGGTCCACAACCAGACTGATGAATTGGTGCTCACTTAGATCAACCCAATAAGCTAAGAAAGATTTTAGACTGAGATGATATTAGACAGTAATACCTATAGCAAATATGTTaaaaacagtgatttaaaaagcgctaggcaccaaaaggcgccaaggtccaaaaacgcccgaggcgctaggtgctcgcccgaacgaagcgagacgctaaaatattaaaatatataatataattaataaatataattatttaatagtattaaaatcaaaataatatatcattaatctaataaatacaaatacattactgttactagtatactgttaacaacaaGGTTCgctatactgtaccgtaccggcgtttcgacccgggctcggtacggtacggtacggtaccggtgtaccgggcggtacatcagggcgtaccgagcggtacactctggtgtaccgaacaattttttatttttttcatactgtagcatatAGCGGTACCGAGCGGTCCGCGTATCGGTAAcctgtcggatcggtacgtaccgcccagtacgagcggtacgcttcggtatggcagaccttggttaacagtatatagtatactgttaacagtatactttcgaaagaggagaaggaagaggagtgtaagggaagaccgagggtgcagcGACAGCGGTAAAAGTGAGTagcggcagcgagagcggcgacagtggcaatggcagcggcgagcagcagcgggagcgggagcggcgaacgACGACAGCGGGAGTGGCGACAGCGGgaacgagcagcggcagcggcagcgagcagcAACATCGGTAGCGTGaacgcgagcagggttagggttgggcagcggttgctgatatcggtgctttagttggttcgattgaaccaactaaagcatcggagaccgaaccagacctaaaacgttggttcggtcgcctggtttaacccaggcgctcgcccgaagcgcccggcgcctgggctcgggcgagcgcccaggcggcgcctctttgaagcgcgccacctggaagtgaagcgaggagttcggacctcgcctcgcctcgcccgagcgcttgggcgagcacccgagcgcctattgaaatcactggttaAAAATATCTAATAGATATCCTTCAAAGTCTAGAGTCTAAAGATTTCTGATGTGAGGTTGTTTCAGCAGGCTTTGCAGCTTGCAGCAGCAAGGGCTGATGCATAGTTGTCTTTGCTTCAGAGTCCAGATATTCAAATTCCATAACAATTATTAATATGAACTCTAGAAGTTTACcattaagatattttttttttattgcttgtTGAACCAAAAGTATAAAACATTAGATCTTTCAGTTCCATGGATATCATGGTATATAATTCCAAAAGTAGAAAAGACCCTGATTCCTACTGAAAGAGCACAAACTTATCATACTCTCACTTATGGAAGCTAAGGACATCAAATTAGGGTGGCAAGAGAATGTTTCTGGACCAGTTGACCTCCTGGGTTGATTAGCAACACAGCATTGCCCAAAAGAGTGTTTCTGCTATGTCCTGCAATTGGACTCGTACTATGCCCAAAAGATTGAGTCAGGCCGATCATAGTTCACGTACCAATACCAGAAGACAGTGCCCAACTcttaacttaacaaacatgatcaAGCAAATTCATTACCATAGTTCTGGTCAATATTTGCTGGTGATTTATTAAATATCATAGTAATGGCAACTTCACACGACATGTTCCAGATTGCATTAGCTCAAAATGTAACAGATATTTTCAACAAAATACCTTGATAAGCATGTCAAAGATAACTCTCATCGAATTCCCACCTTACAGGTCAATAGGCAGTGAAGCACAAAATTTCAATAAAGAACTCGATGGATGTAGTCTGGCACCAGAAGATAGGTACACAACAAGACAACATAATTTAAGTTCCTCTTTGTTGATTTTGCTCTTTATTCTGATTTCTAAAAGCAAATGCATGAAAACAGAGACATAAAACATGTTTACTACCACCTCTTTCTAACTTTATTTGATGAAAACATTTACATTGTTTCCAGTATTCAAATTAGTCCAGTCACCATCATATTGCAAAAAAGGCCAAAAGTCCCTAGAAAATAAGAAAGAGCTAGTTCAAACCTACTTAACCATGGTTTGAACTCTTGGGCTGCATCACAGAACATCCATCTCCATGGACCCAGGTAACCGAACAGACACCTCTTTGCCACCCAAAAAGACatcatgaattgttatcttttatccaATTCCGTTGAGGAGATGGCTTGATTAACCATTAAAAACAAGAAGCAAAGTTTTATTTATCTGAAAACAAGTTGAGTttccttaattttattatttttatcataattcgtGTCAGTGGTGGGCACTTATATTCTTTAATGAGTACTTACATCCTTTAGTTCaaaaactaaaataatatttgttaTGATTAAGGTTTCGATTGCTATTTCCTACCAAAGTTAATGTACAAATTTCTTGATATCAAATTCAATTGGTTGTTACTACTCCAATGATTCAAGCTGAACTTATAGCCATGAATTTGATTTAAAACTTTAAGGCTCTAATTAAAAaccatccttaataaactttagtgCTATGACAAGATAATTGCTTATACTAACATTAGTCCATACACATCAATCACCTAGCAATTAAATTTATACCCTCCAAAGATGCAAGAAAAGATACATGCCGTGTCTATTCCTAGCTATTTACTAAATCTCTATaaacataaaatttgctcatatcCTGCATTTTTCGAAGCTTCTCCATATAGTGCATGCAGTAGTATATACAGTTGCACAGATTTCTGAAAAAAAGAAATTTATTGTCAGGAAGTACAGCCATAAAAACAAATAGTGAAGTCCCAGTTATTTAGGGTAATCTACATGGATCTTCTTCCACCATAGAAACAAATAGTAAAGCCATGATGCCACATTTTATTGTTTATATGGCAATAAATCTTCCTCTTTGATTCACCCATGATGTATCTCTAAGTCTCCTTTGGTCATATTCATATCATATCAAGCCTCAATACCTAATTTCATACTCAATCAGAAACACCTTAATTGTTAACAAATAGAACTTCTTATGCTACCTTTCTAGTTACCCAAACATCATAAATTGGAAGTATGTAACTTAATACCAAATCTACATGTAGGACCTACTTTATATTGTAGATAGGTAATAATAATCTATTGTCAAACTATGAATCTATTCAAGCCTGAAATTTTATCATAAGCACTTAATAAGCTATTCGAGTGATAATAAAAAGGAATGGAGCACATTTCAAAAAACTTACAGGTGATTTTACTATGAGCCATGTGTTATAGCATGATAACAATGATGTAATAGTAAAACCAATTTTGAAAATTGAGGAAGAAGGATGTATCATTTGAGACTACAAAATCCACATGCAGCTACATCTTCCATTTGCAAACAGCATATGCGGCTGCATGTCCACGTGTGAACTCTGATATTCCATGCAACCATTGAGCACATATGCCATTTCAATATAGTTATATGATCACATTTTTTCTTGGACTGTAGTTTACAATACTGGCCAAATATATTGGCAACCTACCAACCTAAACCAAAACATTAATCACGAGCACAATAACTTTATATTGTAGGACCTGTCAACTTCTCCAAGCTCTCTATGTTGTATAGGTTCAATAATTTTCCAATTTTAGAAATTATAAATGTCTTATTTAACTTAGTTTCATCTAATCGTATGCAACAAAGACTAGAAAAATCTAAAAGCCAAACCGATGGAGATTCTGATTGCAATTAAAATTGTTCAGTTCTATATATACGAAGATAATGGTATGTTGTAGTCTAGCACATCTGTGAATTGTTAAAGACACAAAACCAATATTATTAGAAGCTAACCAAAGAAATATTTCAATACAGATTTGTTATGCAAAAGATCGATCACTAACCACAAGAGAAAATTAAAAGCATTATCTAAAATAACAGTTAGTGATACCAACCGCAGGATGCTAAAGATTTATATGGCATCAAAAGATTATATCTTCATCCTTCTCAACACCAACAGTGAGCAAGTTGTGAGCTGAATTTATTGAGATTCCCTTCTTCAGCGAGATCTTCTCTGCATATTGTTCCTCAGCAAAATTCTTTGCAGCCTGTTGCTGCCGTTCAATCTCACGTTTCTTGTACCCTTGGATCTTTTTAAGACGGAAGAAATCTTCTCGTTCAAGTTCATCAAGCTCCCCCTTGATGTAGTTAATTGTATTTTCAAGCCGTGGCTTGACAACATTCTCAAGTGCATTGACCCTCCTGTTGGTAGTCTTAATGGCCTCGTCGAGGGTAAGGAATGAGGTCTGAAGGGAAGCAAGCTCGACAAGGACCTCTATTGCCTTGACATAGGCCACACGACAAGCCTGAATCTGTTGGCCACCGCGTGCCAGACCAGTGAGGTCCGACTTGGCATCCCCAGCGCCATGGTCGACAAAGTGTTCAAAGCGCGGTAGCTTGACGCCAGCAACATTCTCCTGGCGGGACCGAACTCGGAGGGATGCAGATTTAACGGACTCAAGCACCACATGCTTGATATTGTCTCCTGCAACGTACTTGACCTCGGTGAGGGCAAAGGAGGAGTTGCGCATGATCTCACCCATGGATTCCTTGGTGGAGACAATTTTCTTCAAGATCGAGCGGAATTGCACCGTAAGGGCGTCACTCTTCTTCTTGAGAAGGGCGTGGCCTCGGGTAGCGCCGACGAGCCGGGCCTTCATCACCCCGAGCATCGTCACCGTCGGGACCACAGTCAATCTCTGTCCTTGGCCGGACATCCTTCCCTTATTGCCTAGGCTTCTTCCAAGGgagtagggttagggtttcttGCTGAGGATCAAGAGTCTGGCTTCTGCAAGGGATTCCGCAAGCATTAGGGTTTCGTTGAAGGTAAATCATGAAGAATTGCGTACTTAGGATTCCATGTAACCACAGATCATCGTTGCATCTAAAATGAAAGATAAACGAAGGAACAAATGGGCGAAATTCGAGGAGATTGTGCTCTTTTAGATTGAAAGAAGGAACAGCAAGATCCGGTGATATTGATCGATACCACGAGATCGATCGCGGACGGAGTGCTCTGGGAACCTCCTCGGCGAAAGAGCTCTCTGTTGGTCTCCCCTCTCTCTCCTCGGATTCGCTCTTTCGGAGGCAACCAGTCTCATCGCGAAACCGGAAAAGATATAATTGGGGCACAAATCATTTGTTGTCTTCGTGGACAAACTTTGGCCGTCCGCAAGATTTGACGGGCCTATCTCGACCGTAAGAATCACGTAACAAAAAGATGGAACGATCT from Musa acuminata AAA Group cultivar baxijiao chromosome BXJ1-3, Cavendish_Baxijiao_AAA, whole genome shotgun sequence encodes the following:
- the LOC135623189 gene encoding V-type proton ATPase subunit D-like, coding for MSGQGQRLTVVPTVTMLGVMKARLVGATRGHALLKKKSDALTVQFRSILKKIVSTKESMGEIMRNSSFALTEVKYVAGDNIKHVVLESVKSASLRVRSRQENVAGVKLPRFEHFVDHGAGDAKSDLTGLARGGQQIQACRVAYVKAIEVLVELASLQTSFLTLDEAIKTTNRRVNALENVVKPRLENTINYIKGELDELEREDFFRLKKIQGYKKREIERQQQAAKNFAEEQYAEKISLKKGISINSAHNLLTVGVEKDEDIIF